The proteins below come from a single Streptococcus hyointestinalis genomic window:
- a CDS encoding low temperature requirement protein A, whose amino-acid sequence MKHKKVELTELFYDLVYVYAISQITGLIHHLHHGVVAPYAFFSFALSLIIFVNSWMVQTVYTNRFGSNSLVNICFMLAQMILLMISATAMSLDWQENFATIMLPMAAISGLLLLQYAVSYYQTDNPADKAFIKNFFVILGIRTLVLAVSVFLPYHLGLLCAAVGVVGTWILPGVLGARGHAINAKSTQLNFPHLIERLSLLVIITFGEMIIGIAPFFKGEVLSIWSVLIFMIVASLFMVYIVEIDHLIDTNRKELTGNRAIYFHYLIFFGLSFITVALSFLEQSGVNLVFAASVLYLGIGLVLLGTLLHNCYNKISHRIESPLRWQLLLIYLISLVLTVLGRNVEVIILTTFISTLLMAVLMVRHNIQKS is encoded by the coding sequence GTGAAGCATAAAAAAGTTGAGTTGACAGAGTTGTTTTATGACCTCGTTTATGTCTATGCTATTAGTCAGATTACTGGTCTCATTCATCACCTGCACCACGGCGTGGTTGCACCTTATGCCTTTTTTAGCTTTGCCTTGAGCTTGATTATTTTTGTTAATTCCTGGATGGTGCAGACGGTCTACACCAATCGTTTTGGGAGCAATTCGCTGGTCAATATCTGCTTTATGCTGGCTCAGATGATTCTTTTGATGATTTCTGCGACGGCTATGTCACTTGATTGGCAGGAAAACTTTGCAACGATCATGTTGCCTATGGCTGCCATTTCAGGGCTGCTCTTACTGCAGTATGCGGTGAGTTATTATCAAACGGACAATCCTGCTGACAAAGCCTTTATCAAGAATTTCTTTGTGATTTTAGGTATTCGTACCTTGGTTCTAGCCGTTTCGGTCTTTTTGCCCTATCACTTAGGACTTTTATGTGCTGCGGTTGGTGTTGTGGGGACTTGGATTTTGCCGGGAGTCTTGGGCGCTAGAGGGCATGCCATCAATGCCAAATCCACGCAGCTTAATTTTCCCCATCTCATCGAACGTCTGTCCTTGCTTGTGATTATCACTTTTGGGGAGATGATTATCGGTATTGCACCCTTTTTCAAGGGAGAGGTGCTGTCTATCTGGTCGGTTTTGATTTTCATGATTGTGGCGAGTTTGTTTATGGTTTACATCGTGGAGATAGACCATTTGATAGACACTAACCGCAAGGAGCTGACGGGCAATCGTGCCATTTATTTTCATTACCTTATCTTCTTTGGGCTTAGCTTTATCACGGTAGCACTGAGCTTTTTAGAGCAAAGCGGGGTCAATCTTGTCTTTGCGGCAAGCGTTTTGTATCTTGGGATTGGCTTAGTCTTGCTTGGGACATTGCTACACAATTGCTACAATAAAATCAGCCATCGTATCGAAAGCCCTTTACGCTGGCAGTTGCTTCTCATCTACCTCATCAGCCTAGTGCTTACTGTGCTTGGTCGAAATGTGGAAGTCATCATCCTTACAACCTTCATCAGTACCCTGCTAATGGCTGTGCTCATGGTCAGACATAATATCCAAAAAAGCTGA
- a CDS encoding branched-chain amino acid aminotransferase yields MTVELDWENLGFSYRKLPFRYISYYKDGKWDDGQLTEDATLHLSESSPALHYGQQAFEGLKAYRTKDGSIQLFRPDKNAERLQRTADRLLMPQVPTEKFIDAAKQVVRANEEFVPPYGTGATLYLRPLLIGVGDIIGVKPADEYVFTIFAMPVGNYFKGGLAPTNFIVSEHYDRAAPYGTGAAKVGGNYAASLLPGKYAHDHQFSDVIYLDPATHTKIEEVGSANFFGITRDNQFITPLSPSILPSVTKYSLLYLAKERFGMEAIEGDVKIDELDKFAEAGACGTAAVISPIGGIQYRDDFHVFYSETEVGPVTRKLYDELTGIQFGDIKAPEGWIVKVD; encoded by the coding sequence ATGACAGTAGAACTTGACTGGGAAAATCTAGGTTTTTCTTATCGCAAATTACCATTTCGTTATATTTCTTACTATAAGGACGGCAAATGGGATGACGGACAATTAACAGAAGACGCCACCCTTCATTTGTCTGAGAGCTCACCAGCCCTTCACTATGGACAACAAGCTTTTGAAGGCTTGAAGGCTTATCGTACCAAGGATGGCTCTATTCAACTTTTCCGTCCAGATAAAAATGCAGAGCGCCTGCAAAGAACAGCTGACCGCCTCCTTATGCCACAGGTGCCAACCGAAAAATTCATTGATGCTGCTAAGCAGGTCGTTCGAGCAAATGAAGAGTTTGTTCCGCCTTATGGCACAGGGGCGACCCTTTATCTACGTCCATTGTTGATTGGTGTGGGTGACATTATCGGCGTTAAGCCTGCCGATGAGTATGTCTTTACCATCTTTGCCATGCCTGTTGGCAATTATTTTAAGGGTGGTTTGGCACCGACAAACTTTATCGTCTCTGAACATTATGACCGTGCAGCTCCTTATGGAACTGGTGCCGCTAAGGTTGGTGGTAACTATGCCGCTAGTCTCTTGCCAGGTAAGTATGCTCACGACCATCAGTTCTCAGACGTCATTTACCTAGACCCTGCGACTCACACTAAGATTGAAGAAGTCGGCTCAGCCAATTTCTTTGGTATCACAAGGGATAATCAATTTATCACACCACTAAGCCCATCTATCTTACCGTCTGTAACCAAGTATTCACTGCTTTACTTAGCTAAGGAAAGATTTGGTATGGAAGCGATTGAGGGTGATGTGAAGATTGATGAGCTGGATAAATTTGCTGAAGCAGGAGCTTGTGGCACAGCAGCAGTCATCTCACCTATTGGTGGTATCCAGTACCGAGATGATTTCCACGTCTTTTACAGTGAGACAGAGGTCGGACCGGTTACACGCAAACTTTATGATGAATTGACAGGCATTCAATTTGGTGATATTAAAGCCCCAGAGGGCTGGATTGTCAAAGTGGACTAA
- the rpsA gene encoding 30S ribosomal protein S1, whose product MNEFEDLLNSVSDVNPGDVVTAEVLTVDNNQANVVIEGTGVEGVLTLRELTNDRDADINDFVKAGDTVEVLVLRQVVGKDTDTVTFLVSKKRLEARKAWDKLVGREGEVVTVKGTRAVKGGLSVEFEGVRGFIPASMIDTRFVRNTEKFVGEEFEAKIKEIDPSENRFILSRRDVVEEAAEAARKEVFSKLEVGSIVKGTVARLTSFGAFVDLGGVDGLVHVTELSHERNVSPKSVVSVGEEIEVKVLAIDEEAGRVSLSLKATTPGPWDGVEQKLAAGDVIEGKVKRLTDFGAFVEVLPGIDGLVHISQISHKRVENPKDVLSVGQDVTVKVLDVNAADERVSLSIKALEERPAQSEDNNNEKRQSRPRRPRRQEKRDYELPETQSGFSMADLFGDIEL is encoded by the coding sequence ATGAATGAATTTGAAGATTTGCTAAACAGTGTTAGCGATGTTAACCCTGGTGATGTTGTCACTGCGGAAGTTTTAACAGTTGATAATAATCAAGCAAACGTTGTTATTGAAGGAACAGGTGTTGAAGGTGTCTTGACACTTCGTGAATTGACTAACGATCGTGATGCTGATATCAATGATTTTGTTAAAGCTGGTGACACTGTTGAAGTGCTTGTTCTTCGTCAAGTTGTAGGTAAAGATACAGATACTGTAACTTTCCTTGTCTCTAAAAAACGTTTGGAAGCTCGCAAAGCATGGGATAAACTTGTTGGTCGTGAAGGTGAAGTTGTTACTGTTAAAGGAACACGTGCTGTTAAAGGCGGACTTTCAGTTGAGTTCGAAGGTGTGCGTGGTTTCATCCCAGCTTCAATGATCGATACTCGTTTTGTACGTAACACTGAAAAATTTGTTGGCGAAGAATTTGAAGCTAAAATCAAAGAAATCGACCCATCAGAAAATCGCTTCATCCTATCACGTCGTGATGTTGTAGAAGAAGCTGCAGAAGCTGCTCGTAAAGAAGTCTTCTCTAAACTTGAAGTTGGTTCTATCGTTAAAGGAACTGTTGCTCGTTTGACTAGCTTTGGTGCTTTTGTTGACCTTGGTGGTGTTGACGGACTTGTTCACGTGACTGAGTTGTCTCACGAACGTAACGTGTCACCAAAATCAGTTGTTTCTGTTGGTGAAGAAATCGAAGTTAAAGTACTTGCTATCGATGAAGAAGCAGGTCGTGTATCATTATCATTGAAAGCAACTACACCTGGACCTTGGGATGGTGTTGAACAAAAACTTGCTGCTGGTGATGTTATCGAAGGTAAAGTGAAACGTTTGACTGATTTTGGTGCTTTCGTTGAAGTATTGCCAGGTATCGATGGACTTGTCCACATCTCACAAATTTCACACAAACGTGTCGAAAATCCAAAAGATGTTCTTTCAGTAGGTCAAGACGTTACGGTTAAAGTTCTTGATGTGAATGCTGCTGATGAGCGTGTATCACTTTCTATCAAAGCACTTGAAGAACGTCCAGCACAATCTGAAGATAACAACAACGAAAAACGTCAATCACGTCCACGTCGTCCACGCCGTCAAGAAAAACGTGATTATGAACTTCCAGAAACTCAAAGTGGTTTCTCAATGGCCGACTTGTTTGGCGATATTGAATTATAA
- a CDS encoding IS630 transposase-related protein, which yields MKSYGIDFRKRVINYVEAGHSKKETCQLFGISTNTLYLWEKQLKELGHLERQKRKPSPRKLPLDKLEAYVKEHPDAFLREIAEHFDCSIPSVWAALKKLNITLKKDHNL from the coding sequence ATGAAAAGTTACGGAATAGATTTTAGAAAACGAGTTATTAATTATGTAGAGGCTGGTCATTCCAAAAAAGAAACGTGTCAGTTATTTGGAATTAGCACTAATACACTGTATCTGTGGGAGAAACAACTCAAAGAACTAGGTCATTTGGAGCGCCAAAAAAGAAAACCAAGCCCTCGCAAATTGCCATTGGATAAGTTAGAAGCCTATGTCAAGGAACATCCAGATGCTTTCTTAAGGGAAATTGCAGAGCATTTTGACTGTAGTATTCCCTCAGTTTGGGCTGCCTTAAAAAAACTGAACATCACTTTAAAAAAAGACCACAACCTATAA
- a CDS encoding putative quinol monooxygenase has protein sequence MLTQPPMMRLFFLEPYEDKIQEFSRLGRNNFSSSLEKEEGTLFMACAYEKDNPAKKIVFELYEDEAAYQTHAASQHFKTFASFAKDNLKERRVVELAPQILVEKHGDKAFLSEVAVDMRLARLKVDLAHAKAFEAIVAREMKTAVAVEDGVLSLMAARDVSDLSTWYFFEVYSSQEAYDLHRETAHFKDYITESLELVSQKSLFPLSAEFLISKGGLSFEGGLA, from the coding sequence ATGTTAACACAACCACCAATGATGCGATTATTTTTTCTAGAGCCTTATGAGGACAAGATTCAAGAGTTTTCACGTTTGGGGCGAAATAATTTTTCCTCGTCTTTAGAGAAAGAGGAGGGAACGCTTTTTATGGCGTGTGCGTATGAAAAGGACAATCCAGCTAAGAAGATTGTCTTTGAGCTGTATGAGGACGAAGCTGCCTATCAAACGCACGCAGCTTCGCAGCATTTTAAAACATTTGCCTCTTTTGCTAAAGACAACTTGAAAGAGCGTCGGGTCGTAGAGCTTGCTCCGCAGATTTTAGTGGAAAAGCATGGCGATAAAGCCTTTTTATCGGAAGTGGCTGTAGATATGCGACTAGCCCGTCTCAAGGTTGACTTAGCGCATGCTAAAGCATTTGAAGCAATTGTGGCAAGAGAGATGAAAACGGCAGTTGCTGTGGAGGACGGTGTGCTCTCCTTGATGGCTGCAAGGGACGTTTCGGACTTGTCTACTTGGTACTTTTTTGAAGTTTATAGCAGTCAAGAGGCTTACGACCTTCATAGAGAGACAGCGCATTTTAAAGACTACATCACAGAGTCTCTAGAACTTGTCAGCCAAAAATCCCTCTTTCCTCTATCTGCTGAGTTTCTCATCAGCAAGGGCGGGCTTTCTTTTGAAGGAGGTCTAGCGTGA
- a CDS encoding transposase, with translation MRRYLDVLACFPNTPIVYIDETGIDTYLYRHKARAPRGEKVYDKVSGRRFERISVVAGQIGSKIIAPLLYHGTMTAELFIKWYQEQLLPSLTEPHVIIMDNAAFHPKKQLDELAVAKGHYFLPLPPYSPELNPIEQFWATLKRKVTELLRTGRSVQSALEYYFKTK, from the coding sequence GTGAGACGCTATCTTGATGTTTTAGCCTGCTTTCCAAACACCCCTATTGTTTATATTGATGAGACTGGCATTGATACTTATCTTTATCGTCACAAAGCTAGAGCACCTCGAGGGGAGAAAGTATACGACAAGGTAAGTGGACGCAGATTCGAAAGAATTTCGGTAGTAGCTGGTCAAATTGGTTCTAAAATTATAGCCCCCTTGCTTTATCATGGAACGATGACAGCGGAATTATTTATCAAGTGGTATCAGGAGCAGCTATTGCCATCCTTGACAGAACCCCATGTCATCATTATGGATAATGCAGCTTTTCACCCCAAGAAACAACTAGATGAGCTTGCAGTGGCTAAGGGACACTATTTTCTTCCGCTTCCACCTTATTCCCCTGAACTCAATCCCATCGAACAGTTTTGGGCTACTCTAAAAAGAAAGGTGACTGAATTGTTAAGAACAGGTCGTTCTGTTCAGTCTGCTTTGGAATACTATTTTAAAACTAAATAA
- a CDS encoding YSIRK-type signal peptide-containing protein (The YSIRK form of extended signal peptide directs nascent proteins to the cross-wall site, while signal peptides lacking YSIRK direct proteins instead to the cell pole. A large fraction of YSIRK proteins are surface proteins anchored by sortase-mediated processing of a C-terminal LPXTG motif.), with protein sequence MKKIDPKRTTLKRQDHFSIRKFKYGVASVLIETGLLFSPGVVAKASETTATSNPETPVLTIDDNDTTTASSSQEIIAEATETAASSSTTAAEVAETTASTSNEETSTETTADKRIDAEVSASGVVTFADGTAVQTVTLNGGATTYPVDGGTFVITGTTVSFISNGTTDATYTVTVEAYDADGNKDTETYSVTAKKSESSEISALEAEEVATEETATEIATETTTLENVSVSNALKAEEVTIEQAAIEQDATEQTMMALALDDTNAEEANNVLAVAATSATATTTSSATTSGTTDNDYRTDKAIITETVEEIAEVTAANPTLNNDHYTKYADYNLNDLKQQIAWLNLNDASVTITDAEGIVC encoded by the coding sequence ATGAAAAAAATTGATCCAAAACGCACGACTTTGAAAAGGCAAGATCACTTTTCAATTCGAAAATTTAAGTATGGCGTAGCCTCTGTTTTGATTGAGACAGGCTTGCTCTTTAGTCCCGGAGTGGTTGCAAAAGCTTCTGAAACAACAGCAACATCGAATCCAGAAACTCCAGTTCTTACCATTGACGATAATGACACAACGACTGCAAGTAGTAGTCAAGAAATTATCGCTGAAGCAACTGAAACAGCAGCTAGCTCCTCAACTACAGCAGCTGAAGTAGCCGAAACGACAGCTTCGACCTCAAACGAAGAAACGTCTACTGAGACAACGGCGGATAAAAGGATAGACGCTGAAGTATCTGCTTCAGGTGTCGTGACCTTTGCCGATGGTACAGCCGTTCAGACAGTAACCCTTAATGGTGGGGCAACGACTTATCCAGTAGATGGTGGTACTTTTGTCATTACAGGGACAACAGTGTCTTTTATATCTAATGGAACAACGGATGCCACCTACACTGTGACAGTAGAAGCTTACGATGCAGATGGCAATAAAGATACTGAAACCTATAGCGTAACCGCTAAAAAGTCAGAATCTTCCGAAATATCTGCGCTAGAAGCAGAGGAAGTAGCTACCGAAGAGACTGCTACTGAAATCGCTACAGAAACGACAACACTTGAAAATGTAAGCGTTTCTAATGCGTTAAAAGCAGAGGAAGTCACAATAGAGCAGGCTGCCATAGAGCAAGACGCTACAGAACAAACCATGATGGCTCTGGCTCTAGACGATACAAACGCAGAAGAGGCTAACAATGTACTAGCAGTAGCCGCTACAAGCGCAACAGCTACCACAACAAGCAGTGCGACAACATCAGGGACAACGGACAATGACTACCGTACAGATAAGGCAATCATCACAGAAACTGTTGAGGAAATCGCTGAAGTCACAGCCGCAAACCCAACGCTTAACAATGACCACTACACCAAGTATGCTGACTACAATCTTAACGATTTGAAACAACAAATCGCTTGGCTGAACTTGAATGACGCGTCTGTTACCATCACAGATGCAGAAGGTATAGTTTGTTAG
- a CDS encoding DUF2969 domain-containing protein, with the protein MAKKDKKIEIQLVDAKVTVNATSVDGSQLVIGKRIVGNIAELDGKFAVIKNEQVASFYKSLDQAIESIIEDYNLNH; encoded by the coding sequence ATGGCGAAAAAAGATAAAAAAATTGAAATCCAACTTGTAGATGCCAAGGTTACTGTCAATGCCACATCCGTTGATGGCAGTCAGTTAGTGATTGGCAAGCGCATTGTCGGCAATATCGCAGAGCTAGATGGTAAGTTTGCTGTTATTAAAAACGAGCAAGTGGCTAGCTTTTACAAATCACTTGACCAAGCCATCGAGAGTATCATCGAAGATTACAACCTCAATCACTAA
- a CDS encoding amidohydrolase family protein: MKIDVFAHVWLPEFKKRMLMLDDDLLTKYPFARHPDLDNLALRREHAQSDVRQIVSYTNTNPEDYMAGKMAALLVRKANEGLLETVKANDDLFYGAVAMLALNNIDESLNILEDTVLAHKEMLGVQLFTRHLGKSVADEAFRPIISTCAKLGIPIWLHPVFDERKPDNNIVFSWEYEQSQAMLQLVQAGYFQEFPDLTIIVHHAGAMAPYFAGRIEHILPKELAADFKKFYVDTALLGNSKALELAIDYFGVEHVLFGTDAPLGIAPAGATKEIIAAIEQLPLSSQDKEAIFTTNIERLVRRKGC, encoded by the coding sequence ATGAAGATAGATGTATTTGCGCATGTGTGGTTGCCGGAGTTTAAGAAGCGGATGTTGATGTTGGATGACGATTTGCTGACTAAGTATCCTTTTGCTAGGCATCCTGATTTAGATAATTTAGCTTTGCGCAGGGAGCATGCTCAATCGGATGTACGGCAGATTGTATCTTATACCAACACCAACCCAGAGGACTATATGGCAGGGAAAATGGCTGCGCTGCTTGTGCGAAAGGCAAATGAAGGGTTGCTAGAGACCGTCAAAGCAAATGATGACCTCTTTTACGGTGCTGTTGCTATGCTGGCGCTCAATAATATTGATGAGAGTTTGAACATACTAGAAGATACTGTGCTAGCACACAAGGAAATGCTTGGTGTTCAGCTCTTTACACGCCATTTGGGTAAATCTGTTGCAGATGAGGCATTTCGTCCTATTATCAGCACTTGTGCTAAGCTAGGCATTCCTATTTGGTTGCATCCGGTTTTTGATGAGCGTAAGCCGGATAATAATATCGTATTTTCATGGGAATACGAGCAGTCGCAGGCGATGTTGCAGCTGGTTCAAGCGGGTTATTTTCAGGAGTTTCCAGATTTGACTATCATCGTTCACCATGCAGGAGCGATGGCACCTTATTTTGCAGGCAGGATTGAGCACATTTTACCAAAGGAGCTGGCAGCTGACTTTAAAAAGTTTTATGTGGACACGGCACTTTTGGGAAATAGCAAAGCGTTAGAGCTTGCTATAGACTATTTTGGTGTTGAGCATGTCCTGTTTGGGACAGATGCACCGCTTGGGATTGCGCCAGCTGGTGCGACTAAGGAGATTATAGCAGCTATTGAACAGCTACCTTTGTCATCTCAAGACAAGGAAGCTATTTTCACGACTAATATCGAGCGCTTAGTGAGGAGAAAGGGATGTTAA
- a CDS encoding CshA/CshB family fibrillar adhesin-related protein, producing the protein MSVGMTFTQELVPGYTVVVTVTGLQPFQASDVFRQRLIDAGLDPDDPEVRARTGYDPDDYNRYAVLMKDSDDKTYSTVAPVILSTPDSYSSGRTYGYDTGDLDGDGNRTDWTAIGVGSPTGSVVGGDGGAVGIQLNIKAYNAAGEQVPANIIMMDNEEVGTNEFTAYTTDGEGWELIYELSNENVAGSYTPLGTRLGLSEYGATMGVDYSLRYFKDKDGNYLSEKSDPLTTSQGGP; encoded by the coding sequence TTGTCTGTTGGTATGACCTTTACTCAGGAACTTGTTCCAGGTTATACGGTTGTCGTGACGGTTACAGGTCTACAGCCATTCCAAGCCAGCGATGTTTTCCGTCAACGTTTGATTGATGCTGGTCTTGACCCAGACGATCCAGAGGTTCGTGCAAGAACAGGCTATGACCCAGATGACTACAACCGTTATGCTGTATTGATGAAAGACTCTGACGATAAGACCTACTCAACAGTGGCTCCGGTTATCTTGAGTACTCCAGACTCTTACTCATCAGGACGTACTTATGGCTATGATACTGGTGACCTTGATGGCGATGGTAACCGTACAGACTGGACAGCCATTGGTGTTGGTAGTCCTACGGGCTCTGTAGTTGGTGGTGATGGCGGTGCTGTTGGTATCCAACTTAACATCAAAGCCTACAACGCCGCAGGTGAGCAGGTACCAGCCAACATCATCATGATGGATAATGAAGAAGTAGGGACCAATGAATTTACAGCTTACACGACAGATGGCGAAGGTTGGGAGCTTATTTATGAATTGTCAAATGAAAATGTTGCAGGATCCTACACGCCACTAGGTACCCGTCTAGGTCTCTCTGAATATGGAGCGACGATGGGTGTAGACTACTCGCTTCGTTACTTCAAGGACAAAGATGGTAATTACCTTTCTGAAAAATCAGACCCACTAACCACATCTCAAGGTGGTCCATAG